One window from the genome of Breoghania sp. L-A4 encodes:
- a CDS encoding NAD(P)H-dependent oxidoreductase — protein MRVLVLFAHPVETSFNAALHARVVAELTKAGHEVDDCDLYAEGFDPRLSREERLGYHDLETNQQSVASYVARVQAADALVLCFPVWNFGYPAILKGFFDRVFLPGVSFVMKNGKASPCLHNIARVTTVTSYGGSRLRAFLVGDPPRKVVTRALRAVIRPMAPMRYLAHYDMNRSTDESRAAFLEKVGRSMARF, from the coding sequence ATGCGTGTTCTCGTTCTTTTCGCCCATCCGGTTGAGACCAGCTTCAACGCCGCGCTGCATGCCCGCGTGGTGGCGGAACTGACCAAGGCCGGGCACGAGGTCGACGATTGCGATCTCTACGCGGAAGGCTTCGATCCGCGGCTCAGCCGCGAGGAGCGGCTGGGCTATCACGATCTGGAGACCAACCAGCAAAGCGTGGCTTCGTATGTGGCGCGGGTGCAGGCGGCGGACGCTCTGGTGCTGTGCTTTCCGGTGTGGAACTTCGGCTACCCGGCCATCCTCAAGGGGTTTTTCGACCGGGTGTTTCTGCCCGGCGTTTCCTTCGTCATGAAGAACGGCAAGGCGTCGCCGTGCCTGCACAATATTGCCCGCGTGACGACCGTCACCAGCTACGGCGGCTCGCGCCTGCGCGCCTTTCTCGTGGGCGACCCGCCGCGCAAGGTGGTGACGCGCGCCTTGCGCGCCGTGATCCGGCCCATGGCCCCGATGCGCTATCTGGCGCATTACGACATGAACCGCTCCACGGATGAAAGCCGCGCGGCGTTCCTGGAAAAGGTCGGCCGGTCCATGGCGCGTTTCTGA
- a CDS encoding cytosine deaminase — protein MRRATLPAALVSGVTQDIAAAEGLMRADVLIDDGRMAAIQASGIAAPDDLPFVDLDGGLVLPTLVDCHTHLDKGHIWPRRSNPDGTFPSALAAVGADRIANWSAEDVRARMEFALRCAFAHGTSAIRTHIDSIPPQDAISWPVLEELRAEWAGRVEVQGACLFAIDQLDADDGFLDSIADRVAAAGGVLGAVTYMVPRLDEHLDALFSAATERGLDLDFHVDETADPDAESLKHIAEAAIRSGFDGTILCGHCCSISNQPEARADATLDLVARAGVHVVSLPMCNMYLQGRASGRTPRWRGITMLHEMKARGIPVMVASDNTRDPFYAYGDLDLVEVYTQATRIAQLDHPVGDWITTVSTAPADVMRLPAHGRLSVGGPADMILFRARDWSELLSRPAGPREVLRSGLAIDRTLPDYRELDALLGVSP, from the coding sequence CTGCGCCGCGCCACGCTTCCCGCAGCCCTTGTCTCCGGCGTCACGCAGGACATCGCCGCGGCCGAGGGGCTGATGCGCGCCGATGTGCTGATCGATGACGGCCGCATGGCCGCCATCCAGGCATCGGGCATCGCCGCGCCCGACGATCTGCCGTTTGTCGATCTCGATGGCGGGCTGGTGCTGCCGACGCTTGTCGACTGCCACACGCATCTCGACAAGGGCCACATCTGGCCGCGCCGCTCCAATCCCGACGGCACCTTCCCCTCGGCGCTCGCGGCGGTGGGCGCGGACAGGATCGCCAACTGGTCGGCGGAGGACGTGCGCGCGCGCATGGAGTTCGCCTTGCGCTGCGCCTTCGCGCACGGCACCTCGGCGATCCGCACCCACATCGACAGCATCCCGCCGCAGGACGCGATTTCCTGGCCGGTGCTCGAAGAGCTCCGCGCCGAGTGGGCCGGCCGGGTCGAGGTGCAGGGCGCCTGCCTGTTCGCCATCGACCAGCTCGACGCCGATGACGGGTTCCTGGATTCCATCGCCGACCGGGTGGCGGCGGCCGGCGGCGTGCTGGGCGCGGTCACCTACATGGTGCCGCGGCTGGACGAGCATCTCGACGCGCTCTTCAGCGCGGCAACCGAGCGCGGGCTGGATCTGGATTTCCATGTGGACGAGACCGCCGATCCGGATGCCGAGAGCCTCAAGCACATCGCCGAGGCAGCCATCCGCAGCGGGTTCGACGGCACCATCCTGTGCGGCCACTGTTGCTCAATCTCCAACCAGCCGGAAGCGCGCGCCGATGCGACGCTCGATCTGGTGGCGCGCGCGGGCGTCCATGTGGTCTCGCTGCCCATGTGCAACATGTACCTGCAGGGCCGCGCCTCCGGCCGCACGCCGCGCTGGCGCGGCATCACCATGCTGCACGAGATGAAGGCGCGCGGCATTCCGGTGATGGTGGCCTCCGACAACACCCGCGATCCCTTCTATGCCTACGGCGATCTCGATCTCGTCGAGGTCTACACCCAGGCGACCCGCATCGCCCAGCTCGACCATCCGGTGGGCGACTGGATCACCACCGTCAGCACGGCCCCGGCCGACGTGATGCGTCTGCCCGCTCACGGCCGGCTCAGCGTGGGCGGCCCCGCCGACATGATCCTTTTCCGCGCGCGCGACTGGAGCGAGCTTCTGTCGCGTCCCGCCGGCCCGCGCGAGGTGCTGCGCTCGGGCCTCGCCATCGACCGGACCCTGCCGGACTACCGTGAACTCGACGCCCTTCTTGGAGTATCCCCATGA
- a CDS encoding ABC transporter permease, which translates to MARLREQALRVFVPLAMLALLIMAWALYVDVYDVPHYILPSPKRVAIALYTDWPILGPALLVTLKITFAALALALIGGVALAILVSQSRIAELALYPYTVILQVTPIVAIAPLILIYVSSTQVALLICAWIVAFFPVLSNTTQGLKSTDHNLLNLFELYGASRWQTLVFLKIPNALPYFLAGLKIAGGLALIAAVVAEFAAGSAGAGSGLAFRLIESGFRLNIPRLFAALVLLSLTGVMIFFLTSIVSHLLLRKWHESALKREN; encoded by the coding sequence ATGGCGCGATTGCGCGAGCAGGCCCTGCGTGTCTTCGTGCCGCTGGCCATGCTGGCGCTGCTGATCATGGCTTGGGCGCTCTATGTGGACGTCTACGACGTGCCGCACTACATCCTGCCCAGCCCCAAACGCGTGGCGATCGCGCTCTACACCGACTGGCCGATCCTCGGCCCCGCGCTGCTGGTCACGCTGAAGATCACCTTCGCCGCCCTGGCGCTGGCGCTCATTGGAGGCGTGGCGCTGGCGATCCTGGTGTCGCAGTCGCGCATCGCGGAGCTGGCGCTTTATCCCTACACGGTGATCCTGCAGGTCACGCCGATCGTCGCCATCGCGCCGCTGATCCTGATCTACGTGTCGTCGACCCAGGTGGCGCTGCTGATCTGCGCCTGGATCGTTGCCTTCTTCCCCGTGCTCTCCAACACCACGCAGGGGCTGAAATCCACCGACCACAACCTGCTCAACCTGTTCGAGCTCTATGGCGCGAGCCGCTGGCAGACGCTGGTGTTCCTCAAGATCCCCAATGCGCTGCCGTATTTTCTCGCAGGTCTGAAGATCGCCGGCGGGCTGGCGCTGATCGCCGCCGTGGTCGCGGAATTTGCGGCCGGCTCCGCGGGCGCGGGCTCGGGTCTCGCCTTCCGGCTGATTGAATCCGGCTTCCGGCTCAACATCCCGCGACTGTTTGCGGCGCTCGTGCTGCTCTCGCTCACCGGCGTGATGATCTTTTTCCTCACCAGCATCGTTTCCCACCTGCTGCTGAGAAAATGGCACGAGAGTGCGCTCAAGAGGGAGAACTGA
- a CDS encoding ABC transporter ATP-binding protein: protein MQTEATPPSGLVASAPLVSLRGVSKTFANGTVALKDMTLDVAEGSFVSLLGPSGCGKSTALRIIAGLGDPTEGRIDWPTSGAASSGSGDTAEHGHEISFVFQEPTLMPWATVFGNVWMPLRLKGVSRRAARADVMEALEMVGLEGFSESYPRELSGGMKMRVSIARALVTRPKLLLMDEPFAALDEITRFKLNNDLLHLWEKFGWTVLFVTHSVFESVYLSDRIVVMAARPGRVVADLAIEAPYPREEEFRTSPIYNDYCRQASQALHGAMQASDA, encoded by the coding sequence ATGCAAACAGAGGCGACCCCGCCGTCCGGACTGGTCGCCAGCGCGCCTTTGGTCTCCCTGCGCGGGGTGTCGAAGACCTTCGCCAACGGCACCGTGGCGCTCAAGGACATGACGCTCGATGTGGCGGAAGGCTCGTTTGTCAGCCTGCTCGGCCCCTCGGGCTGCGGCAAGTCGACGGCGCTGAGGATCATCGCCGGGCTGGGCGACCCGACGGAGGGGCGCATCGACTGGCCAACATCGGGCGCCGCCTCATCCGGTTCAGGCGACACGGCGGAGCACGGCCACGAGATCAGCTTCGTGTTTCAGGAGCCCACATTGATGCCCTGGGCCACGGTCTTCGGCAATGTCTGGATGCCGCTCCGGCTGAAGGGTGTGTCCAGACGCGCGGCCCGCGCCGACGTCATGGAGGCGCTGGAGATGGTCGGGCTGGAGGGTTTTTCCGAAAGCTATCCGCGCGAGCTTTCCGGCGGCATGAAGATGCGGGTTTCCATCGCGCGTGCGCTGGTCACCCGGCCCAAGCTGCTGCTGATGGACGAGCCCTTCGCGGCGCTCGACGAGATCACCCGTTTCAAGCTCAACAACGATCTGCTGCATCTTTGGGAGAAATTCGGCTGGACGGTGCTCTTCGTCACCCATTCGGTGTTCGAGAGCGTCTATCTGTCCGATCGCATCGTGGTAATGGCCGCGCGGCCGGGCCGCGTCGTCGCCGATCTCGCCATCGAGGCGCCCTATCCGCGCGAGGAGGAATTCCGCACCTCGCCCATCTACAACGATTACTGCCGTCAGGCGTCGCAGGCGCTGCATGGCGCCATGCAGGCGAGCGACGCATGA
- a CDS encoding ABC transporter substrate-binding protein, with the protein MKQLITFALAAAALSATATLSVPALALDEVKFGTNWLAEAEHGGFYQAVADGTYEKYGLDVEIVQGGPQAANQALLMAGKIQFYMQGNLIGSFSALEQEIPVVNVAAIFQKDPQVLIAHPDAGIETFGDLAKLPTIFMGKDLFATGFQWMKKAYPGFRDEQYKPYTFNPAPFLADKQSAQQGYITSEPYAIEQVGGIKPKLFLMADAGFDTYSTMIETTTGFLEANPDVVKRFVEASIIGWYNYLYGDNAGANDLIKAANPEMTDGQIAFTIKTMKDFGLVESGLALEKGIGCMTEEHVKTFYDKMVDAGVVKAGMDMSKVAMTDYVCKGLGMDLKK; encoded by the coding sequence ATGAAGCAACTGATCACATTCGCACTTGCCGCGGCGGCGCTTTCCGCGACGGCGACCCTTTCCGTGCCGGCACTCGCGCTCGACGAGGTGAAATTCGGCACCAACTGGCTGGCCGAGGCCGAGCACGGCGGTTTCTACCAGGCGGTGGCCGACGGCACCTATGAGAAATACGGCCTCGACGTGGAGATCGTGCAGGGCGGACCGCAGGCGGCCAATCAGGCGCTGCTGATGGCCGGCAAGATCCAGTTCTACATGCAGGGCAACCTGATCGGCTCGTTTTCCGCGCTGGAGCAGGAGATCCCGGTGGTCAATGTCGCGGCCATCTTCCAGAAGGATCCGCAGGTCCTGATCGCCCATCCGGACGCCGGCATCGAGACGTTTGGCGATCTCGCCAAGCTGCCGACCATCTTCATGGGCAAGGACCTGTTCGCCACCGGCTTCCAGTGGATGAAGAAGGCCTATCCGGGCTTCCGCGACGAGCAGTACAAGCCGTATACCTTCAACCCGGCGCCGTTTCTGGCCGACAAGCAGTCCGCGCAGCAGGGCTACATCACGTCCGAGCCCTACGCGATCGAGCAGGTCGGCGGCATCAAGCCGAAACTCTTCCTGATGGCGGACGCGGGTTTCGACACCTATTCGACGATGATCGAGACGACGACCGGCTTCCTCGAGGCCAATCCAGATGTGGTCAAGCGCTTTGTCGAGGCCTCTATCATCGGCTGGTACAACTATCTCTACGGCGACAACGCCGGCGCCAACGATCTCATCAAGGCCGCCAATCCGGAAATGACCGACGGCCAGATCGCCTTCACCATCAAGACGATGAAGGACTTCGGGCTGGTTGAATCCGGCCTGGCGCTGGAAAAGGGCATCGGCTGCATGACCGAGGAGCACGTGAAGACCTTCTACGACAAGATGGTCGACGCGGGCGTCGTCAAGGCCGGCATGGACATGTCCAAGGTCGCGATGACCGACTACGTCTGCAAGGGTCTCGGCATGGACCTGAAGAAGTAG
- a CDS encoding RidA family protein — MLTHLTPETIRAPFARYSHGVVIPQGHRLLVCSGQLGIATDDAIPGTVEEQTALCFEAVGALLRAAEMELADIVRINAYVTGREHLAGYMAARDRFIKSPPPASTLMIVSGFAREAFLVEIEVMAAKEG, encoded by the coding sequence ATGCTGACGCATCTGACGCCCGAGACGATCCGGGCGCCCTTCGCCCGCTACAGCCACGGCGTGGTGATCCCGCAAGGCCACCGGCTGCTGGTGTGTTCCGGCCAGCTGGGCATTGCGACCGACGACGCGATCCCCGGGACTGTGGAAGAACAGACGGCGCTGTGTTTCGAGGCGGTTGGCGCCCTGCTGCGCGCGGCGGAGATGGAACTTGCCGACATCGTGCGCATCAACGCCTATGTGACGGGCCGCGAACACCTGGCGGGCTATATGGCGGCGCGCGACCGCTTTATCAAAAGCCCGCCGCCCGCCTCCACGCTGATGATCGTCTCGGGCTTCGCGCGCGAGGCGTTTCTGGTCGAGATCGAGGTGATGGCGGCGAAGGAGGGATGA
- a CDS encoding toll/interleukin-1 receptor domain-containing protein, with translation MKRLWLTYAWKDNEENDIDYIATKLKENKIDVHVDKTKLFGGKRLWEQIDNFISDETKTDAWAIYVTESSLRSEACREELYYALDRALSKRGSGFPIIGIFPTDLDRDLIPSAITSRLYITLDNENWAERVADAVEGRNTNTINKQHNFKCTIKKQKNKIWVQVRPRIGVWQPAFLGVPENSKSKIEMICPGTPDRGPDPNATMISDRTVSTCNGDFHGTSIGDRIDSNRSLYVLLDSAPSSIVFGGLGNPIKMFQITQEEYEYFTVYE, from the coding sequence ATGAAGCGCCTTTGGCTGACATATGCATGGAAGGATAACGAAGAGAACGATATAGACTATATCGCAACGAAGCTTAAAGAAAACAAAATCGATGTGCATGTAGATAAAACAAAATTATTTGGAGGAAAAAGACTTTGGGAGCAAATAGACAACTTTATAAGCGATGAGACAAAAACTGATGCGTGGGCTATCTATGTGACAGAGAGCAGTCTTAGGAGTGAAGCGTGCCGAGAGGAATTATATTACGCTTTGGATCGCGCCCTAAGTAAAAGAGGATCTGGATTTCCGATAATTGGAATATTTCCAACCGATCTGGATCGGGATCTAATTCCATCCGCAATCACATCTCGCCTATATATTACCTTGGACAATGAGAATTGGGCTGAAAGGGTTGCTGACGCAGTCGAGGGAAGAAACACAAATACTATTAATAAGCAGCACAATTTCAAGTGTACAATTAAGAAGCAAAAAAATAAAATATGGGTCCAGGTACGGCCTCGAATAGGGGTATGGCAACCTGCTTTCTTGGGTGTGCCGGAAAATTCAAAAAGCAAAATTGAGATGATATGTCCAGGAACTCCTGATCGGGGTCCAGATCCGAATGCAACAATGATTTCTGACAGAACAGTATCGACCTGCAACGGAGATTTCCATGGCACGAGTATTGGCGACAGAATTGATAGCAATCGAAGCCTTTACGTGTTGCTTGATTCAGCTCCGTCATCTATCGTTTTTGGGGGACTAGGCAACCCAATAAAGATGTTTCAAATAACGCAAGAGGAATATGAATATTTTACAGTATATGAATAA
- a CDS encoding type II toxin-antitoxin system RelE/ParE family toxin — protein sequence MHRKLTLRITDQAERDLQDIWSYIARDSPDAADNFLRQITIRFEPLRLAPNIGAKRDQLAPGLRVHLHRGYGIYYVFDEWELIILRVVHGARSVEDLFS from the coding sequence ATTCACAGAAAGCTCACTCTCCGAATAACGGATCAGGCGGAGCGCGATCTGCAAGATATCTGGTCCTACATCGCGCGAGACTCGCCTGACGCCGCAGACAATTTCCTGCGGCAGATCACAATCCGCTTTGAGCCTTTGCGCCTTGCCCCGAATATCGGCGCCAAGCGGGACCAGTTGGCGCCGGGATTGCGTGTGCATCTCCATCGCGGTTACGGGATCTATTATGTCTTCGACGAGTGGGAGCTGATCATCCTGCGCGTGGTGCACGGCGCGCGCAGCGTTGAGGATCTTTTTTCCTGA
- a CDS encoding type II toxin-antitoxin system ParD family antitoxin, translating into MATMNVSLPDLMKDWVEEQARSGRYANASDYVRDLIRRDQERADKIAAMRALIDEGLADVAAGRVHDFDAEKIIRQARAQFTESSLSE; encoded by the coding sequence ATGGCGACGATGAATGTGTCCCTGCCGGACCTGATGAAGGACTGGGTCGAGGAGCAGGCCCGCTCGGGCCGCTACGCCAACGCCAGCGACTATGTCCGCGACCTGATCCGCCGCGACCAGGAGCGCGCCGACAAGATCGCCGCCATGCGGGCGCTGATCGACGAAGGTCTGGCGGATGTCGCCGCCGGCAGGGTTCATGATTTCGATGCTGAAAAGATCATCCGGCAGGCGAGGGCGCAATTCACAGAAAGCTCACTCTCCGAATAA
- a CDS encoding 8-oxoguanine deaminase yields the protein MRLWIKNPIAILADGAENGVVVEDGVIIELVAAGQQPMLPVEQTFDASSHVIIPGLVNTHHHFFQTMTRAHPQAINKELFPWLQALYPIWAKNVTPESFRLGTRLALTELLMSGCTTAADHHYLFPAGLEGAMDIQVEEAQRLGIRMTVSRGSMNLSEKDGGLPPDAVVQDEDTILADCERVLQKYHDPSDGAFIQVALSPCAPFTVTKNLMRQSVTLAEKYDCRLHTHLGETLDEDDYCEHHFQCRPVDYLEECGWLNERVWLAHGIHFNDDEIRKLGHHCVGVCHCPTSNMVLASGQCRTKELEAAGSPVGLGVDGSASNDNSNLMEGVRHALMINRLTYDAASVTHFDAFRWATEGSARCLGRTDIGAIRVGMQADMAFYRLDDLRFSGGGDPLATLVLCGAHEADRVMIAGDWKVEDCLPTHMDVGKLRFEHGEAAKKFLEAL from the coding sequence ATGCGTCTCTGGATCAAGAACCCCATCGCCATTCTGGCCGACGGCGCCGAGAATGGCGTTGTCGTCGAGGACGGCGTGATCATCGAACTGGTCGCCGCCGGCCAGCAGCCGATGCTGCCCGTCGAGCAGACCTTCGACGCCTCCTCCCATGTGATCATTCCCGGGCTGGTGAACACCCACCACCACTTCTTCCAGACGATGACCCGCGCGCATCCGCAGGCGATCAACAAGGAGCTGTTTCCTTGGCTGCAGGCGCTCTATCCGATCTGGGCGAAGAACGTGACGCCGGAGAGTTTTCGGCTCGGCACGCGGCTGGCGCTGACGGAACTGCTGATGTCCGGCTGCACCACGGCCGCCGACCACCACTACCTGTTCCCCGCGGGGCTTGAGGGCGCCATGGACATCCAGGTGGAGGAAGCCCAGCGGCTGGGCATCCGCATGACCGTGTCGCGCGGCTCGATGAATCTTTCGGAAAAGGACGGCGGCCTGCCGCCCGACGCCGTGGTGCAGGACGAGGACACGATTCTCGCCGACTGCGAGCGGGTTTTGCAGAAATACCACGACCCGTCCGACGGCGCCTTCATCCAGGTGGCGCTGAGCCCCTGCGCGCCCTTCACGGTGACGAAAAACCTGATGCGCCAGAGCGTCACTCTGGCTGAGAAATACGACTGCCGCCTGCATACCCATCTGGGCGAAACGCTTGATGAGGATGACTATTGCGAGCACCATTTTCAGTGCCGCCCGGTCGACTATCTGGAGGAATGCGGCTGGCTCAACGAGCGCGTGTGGCTGGCGCACGGCATCCATTTCAACGACGACGAGATCAGGAAGCTCGGGCATCACTGCGTCGGCGTCTGCCATTGCCCGACGTCCAACATGGTTCTGGCCTCGGGCCAGTGCCGCACCAAGGAGCTGGAGGCCGCCGGATCCCCCGTGGGCCTCGGTGTCGACGGCTCCGCGTCCAACGACAATTCCAACCTCATGGAAGGCGTGCGTCACGCGCTGATGATCAACCGGCTGACCTATGACGCGGCAAGCGTCACCCATTTCGACGCCTTCCGCTGGGCCACCGAAGGATCGGCGCGCTGCCTGGGCCGCACCGACATCGGCGCGATCCGCGTCGGCATGCAGGCCGACATGGCGTTCTACCGGCTCGACGACCTGCGCTTTTCCGGCGGCGGCGACCCGCTGGCGACGCTCGTGCTCTGCGGCGCGCATGAGGCCGACCGGGTGATGATCGCCGGCGACTGGAAGGTCGAGGATTGCCTGCCGACCCACATGGACGTCGGCAAGCTGCGCTTTGAGCACGGCGAGGCGGCGAAGAAGTTTCTGGAGGCGCTGTAG
- a CDS encoding sulfite exporter TauE/SafE family protein — MFDTPLLIVIAGVFVLAGFVKGVVGLGLPTVSLGILTAVIGLPQAMALMIVPAFLTNVWQAMAGGGAHLVLRRIRLFLLLATLTVWIGALALTRMDLNVLAGLLGALLILYALTSLAGLRITVPKRHEPWLGPLTGAVNGVLTGMTGAYAVPGVMYLQGLGLTRDQFIQAMGMLFLGSTVALGLALGASGIVPPGVGIYSVLAVIPALSGVWLGQRVRRRLSEAQFRRLFFLAILGLGGYIAFEAVRAGL; from the coding sequence ATGTTCGACACGCCCCTGCTGATCGTCATCGCCGGCGTCTTCGTGCTCGCCGGCTTCGTCAAGGGCGTCGTCGGGCTGGGCCTGCCGACGGTGAGCCTGGGCATCCTGACCGCCGTCATCGGGCTGCCGCAGGCCATGGCGCTGATGATCGTGCCGGCGTTTCTCACCAACGTGTGGCAGGCAATGGCCGGCGGCGGCGCGCATCTGGTGCTGCGGCGGATCCGGTTGTTTCTACTGCTGGCGACCCTCACCGTGTGGATCGGCGCGCTGGCGCTGACGCGCATGGATCTGAATGTCCTCGCCGGCCTGCTGGGCGCGCTTCTGATCCTCTATGCGCTGACCAGCCTCGCCGGGCTTCGCATCACCGTGCCCAAACGCCACGAGCCCTGGCTGGGGCCGCTCACGGGCGCGGTCAACGGCGTGCTGACCGGCATGACCGGCGCCTACGCGGTGCCGGGAGTGATGTACCTGCAAGGGCTCGGCCTGACGCGCGACCAGTTCATCCAGGCGATGGGCATGCTGTTTCTCGGCTCCACCGTGGCGCTGGGCCTGGCGCTGGGCGCAAGCGGCATCGTGCCGCCCGGCGTCGGGATCTATTCGGTGCTCGCCGTGATCCCGGCACTGTCGGGCGTCTGGCTGGGCCAGCGCGTGCGCAGACGCCTCTCGGAAGCCCAGTTCCGGCGGCTGTTCTTCCTCGCCATTCTCGGGTTGGGCGGCTATATCGCCTTCGAAGCGGTCCGGGCGGGGCTGTGA
- a CDS encoding type II toxin-antitoxin system ParD family antitoxin has translation MRAAVDAGDYASTGEVIRDAMRDWTLKQQAKAADIERLRKAWQEGIESGSAGAFDIKEFKFRAREELARRQKRAGNDR, from the coding sequence ATGCGCGCCGCTGTGGACGCAGGCGACTACGCCTCGACCGGCGAGGTCATCCGCGACGCCATGCGCGACTGGACGCTGAAGCAGCAGGCAAAAGCAGCCGATATCGAGCGCCTGCGCAAGGCCTGGCAGGAAGGCATAGAAAGCGGTTCGGCCGGCGCATTCGACATCAAGGAGTTCAAATTTCGGGCCCGCGAGGAACTCGCGCGGCGACAAAAACGCGCGGGAAATGATCGATAG
- a CDS encoding type II toxin-antitoxin system RelE/ParE family toxin, producing the protein MIDRLVVNDQADTDMLDIWCSIAPDDLTAADRLADLFHEKFALLARHPELGRQRTDIGTNARAFPVGSYLILYRTTAAGVEIVRVIHGARDLGDLLDD; encoded by the coding sequence ATGATCGATAGACTTGTCGTCAATGACCAAGCCGACACTGACATGCTGGACATCTGGTGCTCGATCGCACCCGATGACCTCACCGCCGCAGATCGCCTCGCCGATTTATTCCACGAGAAATTCGCGTTGCTCGCACGGCATCCCGAGTTGGGGCGCCAGCGAACCGATATCGGCACCAATGCCCGCGCGTTTCCGGTCGGCAGCTATCTGATCCTGTACCGCACGACGGCCGCGGGTGTGGAGATCGTCCGCGTCATCCACGGCGCCCGCGATCTGGGCGATCTCCTCGACGACTGA
- the pcaH gene encoding protocatechuate 3,4-dioxygenase subunit beta: protein MEHPTSPKGEYFQRDRTMHPPALTPHYKTSVTRSHKNALLSLQNSLSEITGPVFGHNELGALDNDLIRNYAHGGDPIGERIIVHGRVLDEAGRPQPNALLEFWQANAGGRYRHKKDTYLAPIDPNFGGCGRTLSDENGYYMFRTIKPGPYPWRNFVNNWRPAHIHFSIFGPAFAQRLITQMYFEGDPLIWSCPIVRGIPDDDAIRQLIAPLDLNASIPIDTLAYKFDIVLRGRRSTMFENRLEGN from the coding sequence ATGGAGCACCCGACCTCGCCCAAGGGCGAATATTTCCAGCGCGACCGGACCATGCATCCGCCAGCGCTCACCCCGCATTACAAGACCAGCGTCACCCGCTCGCACAAGAACGCGCTGCTGTCGCTGCAGAATTCCCTGTCGGAGATCACCGGCCCGGTGTTCGGCCACAACGAACTCGGCGCGCTCGACAACGACCTGATCCGCAACTACGCACACGGCGGCGATCCGATCGGCGAGCGCATCATCGTGCACGGGCGGGTGCTGGACGAGGCCGGACGGCCGCAGCCGAACGCGCTGCTGGAGTTCTGGCAGGCCAACGCCGGCGGCCGCTACCGCCACAAGAAGGACACCTATCTGGCGCCGATCGACCCGAACTTCGGCGGCTGCGGCCGCACGCTGAGCGACGAGAACGGCTATTACATGTTCCGCACGATCAAGCCGGGCCCCTATCCGTGGCGCAACTTCGTCAACAACTGGCGCCCCGCCCACATCCACTTCTCGATCTTCGGCCCGGCCTTCGCCCAGCGGCTGATCACCCAGATGTACTTCGAGGGCGACCCGCTGATCTGGAGCTGCCCGATCGTGCGCGGCATTCCCGACGACGACGCCATCCGCCAGCTCATCGCGCCGCTGGATCTCAACGCCTCGATCCCGATCGACACGCTGGCCTACAAGTTCGACATCGTGCTGCGTGGCCGCCGCTCGACGATGTTCGAAAACCGCCTGGAGGGGAACTGA
- the pcaG gene encoding protocatechuate 3,4-dioxygenase subunit alpha produces MVQPLDYLRETASQTAGPYVHIGLIPKQAGFDIFENQLGDTMLTPETKGERITIKGHVFDSTGTPLRDVLLEIWQANADGRYNHPDDTQGKPLDETFRGWGRTGSHFETGLYTFKTIKPGAVRGRHTHTMAPHINVWIVARGINIGLNTRMYFSDETEANAKDPVLNLIELEKRRETLIAQRSERDGEVIYTFDIHLQGDNETVFLDI; encoded by the coding sequence ATGGTTCAACCGCTTGATTACCTGCGCGAAACCGCGTCACAGACCGCCGGTCCCTACGTCCATATCGGGCTGATCCCGAAACAGGCCGGCTTCGACATTTTCGAAAACCAGCTGGGCGACACGATGCTGACGCCCGAGACCAAGGGCGAACGCATCACCATCAAGGGCCATGTGTTCGATTCAACCGGCACGCCCTTGCGCGATGTGCTGCTGGAGATCTGGCAGGCCAACGCCGATGGCCGCTACAACCACCCCGACGATACCCAGGGCAAGCCGCTGGACGAGACGTTCCGGGGCTGGGGACGCACCGGCTCGCACTTCGAGACCGGCCTGTACACGTTCAAGACGATCAAGCCGGGCGCCGTGCGCGGGCGCCACACCCACACGATGGCGCCGCACATCAATGTCTGGATCGTCGCGCGCGGCATCAACATCGGGCTGAACACGCGGATGTATTTCTCCGACGAGACCGAGGCCAACGCCAAGGATCCCGTGCTCAACCTGATCGAGCTGGAGAAGCGCCGCGAGACGCTGATCGCCCAGCGCTCGGAACGCGACGGCGAGGTGATCTATACCTTCGACATCCATCTGCAGGGCGACAATGAAACGGTGTTTCTGGACATCTGA